The following are encoded together in the Parabacteroides chongii genome:
- a CDS encoding RNA polymerase sigma-70 factor produces the protein MEIHETELIDGLRSGESKAYRTLFDNYYHLLFRIACQYVRDDTVADTIVGDVLSHIWETRTSLRITSSLQAYLVCCIRNYALNYQKKIFADREISLDDYEEYPEAILQGLFLSDEYPLGHLLEKELSEQILREIDKLPRETRQVFICSRIEELGYDEIADKVGISVNTVKYHIKQALATLRSRMKGYLSSLLF, from the coding sequence GTGGAGATTCATGAAACAGAATTAATAGACGGGTTAAGAAGTGGGGAAAGTAAAGCTTACCGTACTTTATTTGACAACTATTATCATCTTCTATTTCGTATTGCCTGTCAATATGTAAGGGATGATACGGTGGCCGATACCATTGTCGGAGACGTATTATCCCATATATGGGAAACACGCACATCTCTCCGTATTACCTCTTCCCTGCAAGCCTATCTGGTCTGTTGCATACGTAACTATGCACTCAACTACCAGAAGAAAATATTCGCAGACCGGGAGATCAGCCTCGACGACTATGAAGAATATCCGGAAGCGATCCTTCAGGGTCTGTTCCTGTCTGATGAATATCCATTGGGACATTTGCTGGAAAAAGAACTCAGTGAACAAATACTCCGAGAGATAGATAAACTGCCTCGCGAAACCCGGCAGGTTTTTATCTGTAGCCGGATCGAAGAACTAGGTTATGATGAAATAGCCGATAAAGTAGGTATATCCGTCAATACTGTCAAATATCATATCAAGCAGGCTCTTGCCACTCTCCGCAGTCGTATGAAGGGATATTTATCCTCCCTACTTTTCTGA
- the pstA gene encoding phosphate ABC transporter permease PstA produces the protein MAPILKLGNIDIKKRTSQKLAFGIFTLLSYLVVVILFLILGFIIIKGGKVISWDFLTEAPAEGMTAGGIYPAIVGTLYLVLGSSLISFPIGIMSGIYMNEYATNGKLIRFIRIMTNNLSGVPSVVFGLFGMSLFVVTLGWGDSIIAGSFTLALMSLPLIIRTTEEALKSIDDSFRHGSLALGATKLQTIRRVVLPMAFPNIITGLILSVGRVSGETAPILFTVAAYFLPQLPESIFDQCMALPYHLYVISTSGTDIEASRGMAYGTALVLIAIVLVVNLLANALRKYFAKKVKMN, from the coding sequence ATGGCACCTATTCTGAAACTAGGCAATATCGATATAAAGAAACGGACTTCACAGAAACTGGCATTCGGCATATTTACGCTTCTTAGCTATCTGGTCGTCGTTATTCTTTTCCTCATCCTCGGATTTATCATTATAAAAGGAGGTAAAGTAATCAGTTGGGATTTCCTTACGGAAGCTCCCGCAGAAGGAATGACTGCCGGAGGGATTTATCCCGCCATCGTCGGTACGCTTTACCTGGTACTGGGTAGTAGTCTGATCAGCTTTCCGATCGGGATCATGAGCGGTATTTATATGAATGAATATGCGACAAACGGAAAACTGATCCGTTTCATCCGTATCATGACAAACAATCTGAGCGGTGTCCCTTCAGTGGTGTTCGGTTTGTTCGGTATGTCCCTGTTTGTTGTTACATTGGGGTGGGGAGACTCGATCATTGCCGGTTCATTCACACTGGCATTGATGTCGTTGCCGCTGATTATCCGTACCACGGAAGAGGCCTTGAAAAGTATCGACGACTCGTTCCGTCACGGGAGTCTGGCACTGGGAGCTACCAAGTTACAGACTATCCGGCGAGTGGTACTCCCGATGGCTTTTCCGAATATCATTACCGGGCTGATCCTGTCGGTGGGACGTGTATCGGGAGAGACGGCTCCTATCCTGTTCACTGTAGCCGCCTACTTCCTGCCTCAGCTGCCGGAAAGTATCTTTGACCAATGTATGGCATTGCCTTACCATCTGTACGTAATTTCAACCAGCGGTACGGACATCGAAGCATCCCGTGGAATGGCCTACGGAACAGCATTGGTCCTGATTGCAATCGTGTTAGTTGTCAACTTACTTGCCAATGCACTGAGAAAGTATTTCGCAAAGAAAGTAAAAATGAACTAA
- the phoU gene encoding phosphate signaling complex protein PhoU, whose translation MKVIDQEIASLKNSISEMWALVHQQLYNAGEAMLTGDKELAYKVISRERRVNAFELKIDSDCEDIIALYAPVAVDLRFVLAMYKINTNLERLGDFAESIARFAGNLPEGAPVDPQLIKETRVEEMLKELLNMLTLSQEAFEKESSEIASRIFLKDNLIDEINHNSTRIIADYIEKHPGSALVGLYMAGVIRKMERFGDHCTNIAEELIFYLDAKVMKHIGKTEN comes from the coding sequence ATGAAAGTTATAGATCAGGAGATTGCCTCCTTAAAAAACAGTATCAGCGAAATGTGGGCTTTGGTCCACCAACAATTATATAATGCCGGCGAAGCGATGCTTACCGGAGATAAGGAACTGGCTTATAAAGTGATCAGCCGCGAACGTCGTGTGAATGCTTTCGAGTTGAAGATAGACAGCGATTGCGAAGATATCATCGCCCTTTACGCTCCTGTCGCCGTCGACCTGCGTTTCGTTCTTGCCATGTACAAAATCAATACGAACCTGGAACGCCTGGGTGATTTTGCCGAAAGCATCGCCCGTTTTGCAGGAAACCTGCCGGAAGGTGCCCCCGTCGATCCGCAACTGATCAAAGAGACACGGGTAGAAGAGATGCTGAAAGAACTGCTCAATATGCTTACCCTCAGCCAGGAAGCCTTCGAAAAAGAAAGTTCGGAAATAGCCTCCCGTATTTTCCTCAAAGACAACCTGATCGACGAGATTAACCATAACTCCACCCGGATCATTGCCGACTACATCGAGAAACATCCGGGAAGCGCCCTGGTCGGACTTTATATGGCAGGTGTGATCCGTAAGATGGAACGTTTCGGCGACCATTGTACGAATATCGCCGAAGAGTTGATCTTCTATCTGGATGCTAAAGTAATGAAGCATATCGGAAAAACAGAAAATTAA
- the pstB gene encoding phosphate ABC transporter ATP-binding protein PstB, whose amino-acid sequence MIKIDARNVDFYYGDFHALKNISMQIEANTSVAFIGPSGCGKSTFLRLFNRMNDLIPDTRMTGNILIDNRNIYDKGEKVDQLRKNVGMVFQKPNPFPKTIFENVAYGLRVNGINDNDYIEETVVKTLKQVVLWDEVKDKLKESAFALSGGQQQRLCIARALAISPSILLMDEPTSALDPISTSKIEDLIHELKSEYTIVIVTHNMQQAARVSDKTGYFYLGELIEFDNTRKIFTNPEKESTQNYITGRFG is encoded by the coding sequence ATGATAAAGATTGATGCCCGTAACGTAGATTTCTATTATGGCGACTTCCATGCCTTAAAGAATATCTCGATGCAAATTGAAGCAAACACCTCCGTTGCCTTTATCGGGCCGTCGGGCTGCGGTAAGTCCACCTTCCTGCGATTGTTCAACCGTATGAACGACCTGATCCCCGATACCCGTATGACCGGCAATATCCTGATCGACAACCGTAATATTTATGATAAGGGAGAGAAAGTGGACCAGCTTCGTAAGAACGTAGGTATGGTATTCCAGAAACCGAACCCTTTTCCTAAAACGATCTTCGAAAACGTTGCCTACGGACTACGTGTAAACGGAATAAACGATAACGATTATATCGAAGAGACAGTTGTCAAAACTCTTAAACAGGTAGTTCTCTGGGATGAGGTAAAAGACAAACTGAAAGAGTCAGCCTTCGCATTATCCGGCGGTCAGCAGCAACGCCTGTGTATTGCCCGTGCATTGGCGATCTCCCCCTCTATTCTTTTGATGGATGAGCCGACTTCAGCCCTCGACCCGATTTCCACCAGCAAGATCGAAGATCTGATACACGAGCTCAAAAGCGAATATACGATCGTGATCGTTACTCATAATATGCAGCAAGCAGCTCGTGTGAGCGACAAAACGGGGTATTTTTATCTGGGTGAACTGATCGAGTTCGATAATACACGAAAGATATTTACCAATCCGGAGAAGGAGTCGACTCAGAATTACATTACGGGAAGGTTCGGGTAA
- the pstC gene encoding phosphate ABC transporter permease subunit PstC, with protein MRKFFEKIVEGGLLISGSVTSFTILLIVFFLFKEASGLFSSPVVEEGYVLAVNKGNDVSHLSPETIMDIFDAKITNWKEVNGKDEEILVFRFSDLTQYYSEEELGDEFQYVPEKISELVSKEPGIIAFFPQQYLAEPFDGTVLPEEKISLSDFFAGTKWYPTSAPAPIFGLIPLLLGTLLVSIGAIVLSLPFGIAVAIYLAEIANKRTREILKPVIELLAGIPSVVYGFFGLVVIVPLIQKGLNLPVGETAFAGSVVLAIMALPTIITVAEDAMRTTPRAMKEASLALGATQWQTIYKVIIPYSISGITSAVVLGIGRAIGETMAVLMVTGNAAVIPTSFFEPVRTIPATIAAELGEAPAGGAHYQALFLLGAVLFIITLILSITVEYISSKRKI; from the coding sequence GTGAGAAAGTTTTTTGAAAAAATTGTAGAAGGAGGACTCCTGATCAGTGGAAGTGTAACCAGTTTCACGATTCTATTGATTGTCTTTTTTCTTTTTAAAGAAGCATCCGGTCTTTTCAGCAGTCCGGTAGTTGAAGAAGGATATGTACTTGCTGTGAATAAGGGGAATGACGTAAGTCATCTTTCACCGGAAACGATCATGGATATTTTCGATGCCAAGATAACCAACTGGAAAGAGGTGAACGGCAAAGATGAAGAAATCCTTGTTTTCCGTTTTTCCGATCTGACACAGTATTACAGTGAAGAAGAACTGGGCGACGAATTCCAGTATGTCCCCGAAAAGATCAGTGAACTGGTCAGCAAAGAGCCGGGAATAATTGCTTTCTTCCCTCAACAATATCTGGCTGAGCCTTTTGACGGGACAGTCCTCCCGGAAGAAAAGATCTCACTCTCCGATTTCTTTGCCGGAACAAAATGGTACCCGACCTCAGCACCAGCTCCTATCTTCGGATTGATCCCGTTATTATTGGGAACCTTGTTGGTCAGCATCGGGGCAATCGTTCTTTCTTTACCTTTCGGTATAGCAGTTGCCATCTACCTGGCTGAAATAGCCAACAAACGCACCCGGGAAATACTCAAACCGGTTATCGAACTTCTGGCAGGTATTCCTTCCGTTGTATATGGCTTTTTCGGACTAGTGGTAATTGTCCCGTTGATACAAAAAGGACTGAACCTTCCGGTCGGAGAAACAGCTTTTGCCGGCAGTGTCGTTCTGGCTATCATGGCATTACCGACCATTATCACCGTTGCAGAAGATGCTATGCGCACCACACCGCGGGCAATGAAAGAGGCTAGCCTCGCATTAGGAGCCACCCAATGGCAAACAATTTATAAGGTAATCATTCCCTACTCCATTTCGGGTATCACCTCAGCAGTGGTTCTCGGTATCGGCCGGGCTATCGGCGAAACAATGGCCGTACTGATGGTAACAGGGAATGCCGCAGTCATACCGACCTCGTTCTTTGAACCGGTACGAACCATCCCTGCTACGATCGCAGCCGAACTGGGAGAAGCTCCGGCCGGAGGCGCTCATTATCAGGCTTTATTCCTGCTGGGAGCCGTTCTGTTCATTATCACATTGATATTAAGTATCACGGTAGAATATATTTCATCCAAAAGAAAAATCTAA
- a CDS encoding FecR family protein, which produces MDQKRQQEYYDELITGYLNRSLSREQEKELGRWVAADESHKKYYYEMTELWLSSYDIHHKKKRKNEAVFRRFAEQAGLQKPKQLFLRKYTHIAASLLIGVFLGSAGLYLFDRSDRQDDQAMVRTIEVPLGSRSRLQLEDGTIVWLNAGSKFSCQPGFSQKNRQVALEGEGYFEVARNEKLPFIVNAKEIDVKVLGTKFNVKAYSDEQEIAVTLAEGSVNMIDKAAPSNSVIMVPQQQAIYNKLTGKTEVRKVSTEAVCQWTTGAHFFNEISFDEIAGQLEKAFDVTFIFRNPERRQLRFFGEFRNTDTLNDILTIMSSSEKFTYRRNNNIIEIY; this is translated from the coding sequence ATGGATCAGAAAAGACAACAAGAATACTACGACGAACTGATTACCGGCTATCTGAACCGATCGCTTTCCCGTGAACAGGAGAAAGAACTCGGTCGTTGGGTAGCCGCTGACGAGTCTCATAAAAAATACTATTATGAGATGACCGAGTTATGGTTATCCTCATACGACATACATCATAAGAAAAAAAGAAAGAACGAAGCCGTATTCCGCCGTTTCGCCGAACAGGCCGGATTACAGAAGCCTAAGCAGCTGTTCTTACGGAAATATACCCATATCGCAGCCTCCCTGTTAATCGGAGTTTTCCTGGGCAGTGCCGGATTATACCTGTTCGACCGATCCGACCGGCAGGACGACCAGGCGATGGTACGTACCATCGAAGTACCGCTCGGTTCACGCAGCCGTCTCCAGTTGGAAGACGGAACTATCGTATGGTTAAATGCTGGCAGTAAATTCAGTTGTCAGCCCGGATTTTCCCAAAAGAACCGACAGGTAGCTTTGGAAGGCGAAGGCTATTTTGAAGTTGCCCGTAACGAAAAGCTCCCCTTCATCGTCAATGCCAAAGAGATCGATGTAAAGGTATTGGGAACAAAATTCAATGTCAAAGCCTATTCCGACGAACAAGAGATCGCCGTAACCCTGGCAGAAGGTTCCGTGAATATGATCGATAAAGCTGCTCCCTCCAATTCCGTTATCATGGTACCCCAACAGCAAGCTATATATAACAAACTGACGGGAAAAACAGAAGTACGGAAAGTTTCTACGGAGGCTGTCTGTCAATGGACCACAGGAGCACACTTCTTCAACGAGATCAGTTTCGACGAAATTGCCGGACAACTGGAAAAAGCTTTCGACGTAACATTTATCTTCCGTAATCCCGAACGCCGGCAACTTCGTTTCTTCGGAGAATTCCGCAATACGGATACGCTCAACGATATCCTGACAATCATGTCATCCAGTGAAAAATTCACTTACAGGCGCAATAACAATATCATTGAGATATATTAA